A DNA window from Castanea sativa cultivar Marrone di Chiusa Pesio chromosome 7, ASM4071231v1 contains the following coding sequences:
- the LOC142644416 gene encoding uncharacterized protein LOC142644416, producing the protein MEGLEKMWSWFSLTEEEEFGAKVLKDDEKKINRLAGRFFTKWVLNVEVVGHTFKPLWKLKGELKICDLGDSILVFDFKEGLDLERVLELEPWTYDKHMVVFECVREIESVSSLEFSKATFWVQIHNIPERSLTQVIGEAIGNTIGKVIEVADLEDDGVGNEFL; encoded by the coding sequence ATGGAAGGTCTGGAGAAAATGTGGTCTTGGTTTTCGCTAACTGAAGAGGAAGAGTTTGGGGCTAAAGTTTTGaaagatgatgaaaagaaaataaacagaTTAGCTGGTCGAttcttcaccaagtgggttctAAACGTGGAGGTTGTGGGGCACACTTTTAAACCACTATGGAAATTGAAAGGTGAGTTGAAAATCTGTGACCTTGGTGATAGCATACTGGTTTTTGATTTCAAAGAGGGGCTTGACCTTGAGAGGGTGCTTGAACTAGAACCATGGACATATGACAAACATATGGTAGTTTTCGAGTGCGTTAGGGAGATTGAAAGTGTGTCATCATTGGAGTTTAGCAAGGCCACATTCTGGGTGCAGATTCACAACATCCCTGAGAGGTCTCTCACCCAAGTCATAGGTGAAGCAATAGGCAACACAATAGGGAAGGTCATTGAAGTGGCTGACCTAGAGGATGACGGTGTTGGTAATGAATTCCTTTGA